In one window of Clupea harengus chromosome 4, Ch_v2.0.2, whole genome shotgun sequence DNA:
- the LOC105894306 gene encoding guanylin-like — MKTLIPLALALVLFYQPAENVVIKEGEFSFPLEAVKKLKGFLDQEPTFKQNARSGLSNAAAMCSNPGFPEEFKPVCQSKNARASLTRLALVTTRMDVCEVCAYVACTGC, encoded by the exons ATGAAGACTTTAATACCTCTCGCTCTGGCCTTAGTGCTTTTCTACCAGCCAGCCGAAAATGTTGTTATCAAG GAGGGAGAATTCTCTTTTCCACTGGAAGCGGTGAAGAAACTGAAGGGTTTTCTGGACCAGGAGCCAACATTCAAACAGAATGCCCGGAGCGGCCTCTCCAACGCAGCGGCCATGTGTTCCAACCCGGGCTTCCCTGAGGAATTCAAACCTGTGTGCCAAAGCAAAAATGCCAGGGCTTCCCTCACCAGACTCG CACTGGTCACTACCCGCATGGATGTCTGTGAGGTTTGTGCCTATGTTGCCTGCACCGGCTGTTGA
- the lactbl1a gene encoding putative beta-lactamase-like 1 isoform X1, with amino-acid sequence MKVKWTTLGLVFFLLLSLVMTGCFIWQYRQPKQSTVEEIMVNDAQQEEMCPRFPEPVPLQHPIPILKEALEKVDGLLRQSINATSLPAISAIVIFNDSVLWNGNFGRKNGSDPFSPLPNEYTVYRIASLSKIFPVLMLYKFWEEGKVASLDDPLEKYMENFTIKNPLGKAGDSDLKSKPDGSSNTLERRARTSSVTLRRMASQLSGLPRRLRSTNLLWRGSTEAAVSLLQDDVLVADPGTKCHYSNLAFSLLGHVLAEKVAGTKYQRWVTENILNPLGMEDTGFVITPEVQSQMAVGFYSSGQKAPLYDLGWYQPSGQMFSTAADIAKLGMALLGSYKRPRPLLQPDTLKTMLTPVFRCDKSYFANQTGTPWEVDELLGYELVQKAGELDGYSATFSLVPRLKLGLVILMAGAKPKDEDFVTKAYSFLIPAMESAFREAPRVFTPPPSPSPYEGYFTYGNMTFYEIRAGEDGVLIMQQFGPQVETMVPAQYRTIRLSYLEDRVFRVVFEKEYPCVLRVNSASVSLENQDRQLFNFYSFNRKGLSPGFDAPGLNTYRVVRISRKPFFTR; translated from the exons ATGAAAGTGAAATGGACCACACTGGGCCTGGTCTTCTTCCTGCTGCTCTCCCTCGTCATGACTGGCTGCTTCATATGGCAGTACAGACAGCCCAAGCAGAGCACCG tAGAGGAGATCATGGTGAACGACGCCCAGCAGGAGGAGATGTGTCCCCGCTTCCCAGAGCCTGTTCCCCTGCAGCACCCCATCCCTATTCTCAAAGAGGCACTGGAAAAG GTGGATGGACTTCTGAGGCAAAGTATTAATGCCACCAGCCTACCAGCCATCTCTGCCATCGTCATATTCAATGATTCTGTGTTGTGGAATGGCAACTTTGGGAGAAAGAATGGAAGTGACCCGTTCTCCCCACTACCAAATGAATACACTGTGTACAG AATTGCTAGTTTGTCAAAGATATTCCCTGTACTTATGCTGTACAAGTTTTGGGAAGAGGGTAAGGTGGCCTCTCTGGATGACCCTCTGGAGAAGTATATGGAGAACTTTACCATAAAGAACCCACTGGGAAAGGCAGGAGACTCTGACCTCAAGTCCAAACCAGATGGATCCTCCAACACCCTGGAGAGGAGGGCCCGCACCTCCTCCGTCACCCTGCGCAGGATGGCCAGCCAGCTCTCTG GATTACCCAGACGCCTCAGGTCAACCAACCTTCTCTGGCGGGGCAGCACCGAGGCTGCTGTCAGTTTACTCCAGGACGACGTCCTCGTGGCAGACCCAGGAACCAA ATGCCACTACAGTAACCTGGCCTTCTCTCTGCTGGGTCACGTTTTGGCAGAGAAGGTGGCAGGCACTAAGTACCAGCGCTGGGTCACTGAAAACATCCTGAACCCGCTGGGCATGGAGGACACAGGCTTTGTCATTACACCGGAGGTGCAGAGCCAGATGGCCGTGGGGTTCTACTCCAGTGGGCAGAAAGCGCCACTCTACGACCTGGGCTGGTACCAGCCGTCTGGTCAAATGTTCTCCACGGCGGCGGACATTGCCAAGCTGGGCATGGCGTTACTTGGGTCGTACAAGCGGCCGCGCCCGCTGCTGCAGCCCGACACGCTCAAGACCATGCTGACACCGGTGTTCCGCTGTGACAAGAGCTACTTCGCCAACCAGACGGGAACGCCGTGGGAGGTGGACGAGCTGCTCGGCTACGAGTTGGTGCAGAAGGCCGGGGAGCTGGACGGCTACTCTGCCACCTTCTCCCTGGTGCCGCGCCTCAAGCTGGGCCTGGTGATCCTCATGGCGGGAGCCAAGCCCAAGGACGAGGACTTTGTCACCAAGGCCTACAGCTTCCTCATCCCCGCCATGGAGAGTGCCTTTCGGGAGGCCCCACGCGTCttcacccctccccccagcccGAGCCCTTATGAGGGGTACTTCACCTACGGCAACATGACCTTCTATGAGATCAGAGCAGGGGAGGACGGCGTTCTGATAATGCAGCAGTTCGGTCCCCAGGTGGAAACCATGGTCCCGGCTCAGTACAGGACTATCAGGCTCAGCTATCTGGAGGACAGGGTGTTTAGGGTCGTGTTTGAGAAGGAGTACCCCTGTGTTTTGAGAGTCAattctgcctctgtctccctgGAGAACCAAGACAGACAACTTTTCAATTTCTACTCCTTCAACAGAAAGGGTCTCTCGCCTGGCTTTGATGCCCCGGGACTAAATACCTATAGGGTCGTCAGGATTTCTCGTAAACCTTTTTTCACCAGATAA
- the lactbl1a gene encoding putative beta-lactamase-like 1 isoform X2 gives MKVKWTTLGLVFFLLLSLVMTGCFIWQYRQPKQSTEEIMVNDAQQEEMCPRFPEPVPLQHPIPILKEALEKVDGLLRQSINATSLPAISAIVIFNDSVLWNGNFGRKNGSDPFSPLPNEYTVYRIASLSKIFPVLMLYKFWEEGKVASLDDPLEKYMENFTIKNPLGKAGDSDLKSKPDGSSNTLERRARTSSVTLRRMASQLSGLPRRLRSTNLLWRGSTEAAVSLLQDDVLVADPGTKCHYSNLAFSLLGHVLAEKVAGTKYQRWVTENILNPLGMEDTGFVITPEVQSQMAVGFYSSGQKAPLYDLGWYQPSGQMFSTAADIAKLGMALLGSYKRPRPLLQPDTLKTMLTPVFRCDKSYFANQTGTPWEVDELLGYELVQKAGELDGYSATFSLVPRLKLGLVILMAGAKPKDEDFVTKAYSFLIPAMESAFREAPRVFTPPPSPSPYEGYFTYGNMTFYEIRAGEDGVLIMQQFGPQVETMVPAQYRTIRLSYLEDRVFRVVFEKEYPCVLRVNSASVSLENQDRQLFNFYSFNRKGLSPGFDAPGLNTYRVVRISRKPFFTR, from the exons ATGAAAGTGAAATGGACCACACTGGGCCTGGTCTTCTTCCTGCTGCTCTCCCTCGTCATGACTGGCTGCTTCATATGGCAGTACAGACAGCCCAAGCAGAGCACCG AGGAGATCATGGTGAACGACGCCCAGCAGGAGGAGATGTGTCCCCGCTTCCCAGAGCCTGTTCCCCTGCAGCACCCCATCCCTATTCTCAAAGAGGCACTGGAAAAG GTGGATGGACTTCTGAGGCAAAGTATTAATGCCACCAGCCTACCAGCCATCTCTGCCATCGTCATATTCAATGATTCTGTGTTGTGGAATGGCAACTTTGGGAGAAAGAATGGAAGTGACCCGTTCTCCCCACTACCAAATGAATACACTGTGTACAG AATTGCTAGTTTGTCAAAGATATTCCCTGTACTTATGCTGTACAAGTTTTGGGAAGAGGGTAAGGTGGCCTCTCTGGATGACCCTCTGGAGAAGTATATGGAGAACTTTACCATAAAGAACCCACTGGGAAAGGCAGGAGACTCTGACCTCAAGTCCAAACCAGATGGATCCTCCAACACCCTGGAGAGGAGGGCCCGCACCTCCTCCGTCACCCTGCGCAGGATGGCCAGCCAGCTCTCTG GATTACCCAGACGCCTCAGGTCAACCAACCTTCTCTGGCGGGGCAGCACCGAGGCTGCTGTCAGTTTACTCCAGGACGACGTCCTCGTGGCAGACCCAGGAACCAA ATGCCACTACAGTAACCTGGCCTTCTCTCTGCTGGGTCACGTTTTGGCAGAGAAGGTGGCAGGCACTAAGTACCAGCGCTGGGTCACTGAAAACATCCTGAACCCGCTGGGCATGGAGGACACAGGCTTTGTCATTACACCGGAGGTGCAGAGCCAGATGGCCGTGGGGTTCTACTCCAGTGGGCAGAAAGCGCCACTCTACGACCTGGGCTGGTACCAGCCGTCTGGTCAAATGTTCTCCACGGCGGCGGACATTGCCAAGCTGGGCATGGCGTTACTTGGGTCGTACAAGCGGCCGCGCCCGCTGCTGCAGCCCGACACGCTCAAGACCATGCTGACACCGGTGTTCCGCTGTGACAAGAGCTACTTCGCCAACCAGACGGGAACGCCGTGGGAGGTGGACGAGCTGCTCGGCTACGAGTTGGTGCAGAAGGCCGGGGAGCTGGACGGCTACTCTGCCACCTTCTCCCTGGTGCCGCGCCTCAAGCTGGGCCTGGTGATCCTCATGGCGGGAGCCAAGCCCAAGGACGAGGACTTTGTCACCAAGGCCTACAGCTTCCTCATCCCCGCCATGGAGAGTGCCTTTCGGGAGGCCCCACGCGTCttcacccctccccccagcccGAGCCCTTATGAGGGGTACTTCACCTACGGCAACATGACCTTCTATGAGATCAGAGCAGGGGAGGACGGCGTTCTGATAATGCAGCAGTTCGGTCCCCAGGTGGAAACCATGGTCCCGGCTCAGTACAGGACTATCAGGCTCAGCTATCTGGAGGACAGGGTGTTTAGGGTCGTGTTTGAGAAGGAGTACCCCTGTGTTTTGAGAGTCAattctgcctctgtctccctgGAGAACCAAGACAGACAACTTTTCAATTTCTACTCCTTCAACAGAAAGGGTCTCTCGCCTGGCTTTGATGCCCCGGGACTAAATACCTATAGGGTCGTCAGGATTTCTCGTAAACCTTTTTTCACCAGATAA